In Dromiciops gliroides isolate mDroGli1 chromosome 4, mDroGli1.pri, whole genome shotgun sequence, one DNA window encodes the following:
- the LOC122726603 gene encoding 40S ribosomal protein SA-like — protein sequence MSGALDVLQMKEEDVLKFLAAGTHLGGTNLDFQMEQYIYKRKSDGIYIINLKRTWEKLLLAARAIVAIENPADVSVISSRNTGQRAVLKFAAATGATPIAGRFTPGTFTNQIQAAFREPRLLVVTDPRADHQPLTEASYVNLLTTALCNTDSPLRYVDIAIPCNNKGAHSVGLMWWMLAREVLRMRGTISREHPWEVMPDLYFYRDPEEIEKEEQAAAEKAVTKEEFQGEWTAPAPEFTAAQPEVADWSEGVQVPSVPIQQFPTEDWSAQPATEDWSAAPTAQATEWVGTTTEWS from the coding sequence ATGTCCGGAGCCCTGGATGTCTTGCAGATGAAGGAAGAGGATGTCCTCAAATTCCTCGCTGCAGGAACCCATTTGGGTGGCACTAATTTGGACTTCCAGATGGAACAGTACATCTACAAAAGGAAGAGTGATGGCATCTACATCATTAATTTGAAGAGAACTTGGGAAAAGCTTCTGCTCGCTGCTCGTGCCATTGTTGCCATTGAAAACCCTGCTGATGTTAGTGTTATCTCATCCAGGAACACTGGCCAGCGAGCTGTTCTGAAATTTGCTGCTGCCACTGGTGCTACACCTATTGCTGGACGTTTCACTCCGGGCACCTTCACTAACCAGATTCAGGCAGCTTTCCGGGAACCTCGTCTCTTGGTGGTCACTGATCCTCGGGCAGATCACCAGCCTCTGACTGAAGCATCATATGTTAACCTCCTAACCACTGCATTGTGCAACACAGATTCTCCACTTCGCTATGTGGACATTGCCATTCCATGCAACAACAAGGGAGCTCACTCTGTGGGTCTGATGTGGTGGATGCTGGCCCGTGAAGTCCTACGTATGCGTGGTACCATCTCCCGTGAACACCCGTGGGAAGTGATGCCTGATCTTTACTTCTACAGGGATCcagaggagattgagaaggaagagcaggCCGCAGCTGAGAAGGCAGTGACAAAGGAGGAATTTCAGGGTGAATGGACTGCCCCTGCCCCAGAATTCACTGCTGCTCAACCAGAGGTGGCTGATTGGTCTGAGGGAGTGCAGGTGCCATCTGTGCCCATTCAGCAGTTCCCTACTGAAGACTGGAGTGCTCAGCCTGCTACCGAGGACTGGTCCGCGGCTCCTACTGCTCAGGCCACTGAGTGGGTAGGGACTACCACAGAGTGGTCCTAA